A segment of the Nitrosopumilus sp. genome:
CCTCCAATTTCTGGACCTAATAAAATTACAACATATCTTTTGTCAGATATTATGCCTCCTCCAAACAATCCTTTCTTAATTTTTACAGTTGCAACCCTTTTAATCGATTTGATGGATTCTTTATCCATCTTATCTGATGTCAAGATTGTAATATTCACTCCTTTATCATGAAGCGATCTTAACTTTGGCAATGCCTGTGTAACTAGTTCTACTCCAGCTTCAGGCAATGTTATCATTACTTCATTTCTACAGCTATCTACCATTTCTAAAATTTTAGCTGAAATGTTAACTGCTCCTGAAAGTACCCAAATATCCGGTCTTTCACTAGTTCCACTTTTCTCATACAATGGAACAAGCTCATTTAGAATTACGTTTTGATTCTGTGAAAAATCGGTTTCCATTTTTTGCTTTGTAGTTTCTAGTCCTGTAGAAGGTGATTTTGCAAAATATTTTGTAGGCCTTGAATCATCTGAGCCGATCCATCCTTTATCTTCAAGCGTACCTAACACTTCATAGATTTTTGAGTACGGAACTCCTGATTTTTGACTAAGATCAGATGCAGTTATTTCTCCAGATTTGAGTAATGCTGAAAATGTTCTGATTTCATAACTTGTAAGACCTATTGTTTCCAAAGCCTTTTTAGTTTTATCAGATATGCTCATATGCGATCTAATCGATCAGTTTTGATATTTAAACCAAGTATACCTACTTCCTAAATTCCACCCGGGGGCAAGTATGAAATGCATTATATACTAATTCAGAAAAGTCATCAATGTAAACATGGCACTAATTCAAATATCCAACCAATCAACTAAAAATTTAGGTAAGAAGTCCACAATCAGATTCACTCAAAGCATATGTCCAGATTGCAACATGATTCTGGATGCCGAAGTCTTTGAGAGGGGAAATCAAGTTTTCATGTCAAAAGTTTGTCCAGCTCACGGTGAGTGTGAGGAATTATACTTTGGCTCTTATGAAATGTATAAGAAATTTAGTACATATTGGATGGATGGCAAGGGTGCACATTCTCCAAATGTAATGATTGACAAGTGTTCATGTCCAAATAATTGTGGATTATGTTCAAACCACTTATCACACAGTGGACTGGCAAACATGATTGTAACTAATAGGTGTGATTTGACATGTTGGTATTGCTTTTTCTATGTGAAAAAAGGTCTTGAGGGTGCTTACATGTATGAGCCTGACCATACTCAAATCAGAGGCATGATGAAGACTTTAAGAGCTGAAAGACCAATTCCCGGCAATTCTATGCAGATTACTGGTGGTGAGCCAATGCTTAGAGAAGATATTTCTGATGTTATTAAAATAATGAAAGAAGAAGGTGTTGACCATATTCAAATGAATACTAATGGTATTAGACACGCAATGGATCCAGAAGCTGCAAGAGAAGTGAGACTTGCTGGATGTAACAACTTGTATCTTTCCTTTGATGGTGTTACAGCAAGAA
Coding sequences within it:
- a CDS encoding TrmB family transcriptional regulator codes for the protein MSISDKTKKALETIGLTSYEIRTFSALLKSGEITASDLSQKSGVPYSKIYEVLGTLEDKGWIGSDDSRPTKYFAKSPSTGLETTKQKMETDFSQNQNVILNELVPLYEKSGTSERPDIWVLSGAVNISAKILEMVDSCRNEVMITLPEAGVELVTQALPKLRSLHDKGVNITILTSDKMDKESIKSIKRVATVKIKKGLFGGGIISDKRYVVILLGPEIGGIHSSEVVAIWADHSGLAGFARQYFEYLLKDSKKV